aaaattcataattaattataataatatatatatatatatatatatacatatgtatatgtatgcatattttatttataaatattatatagaaaCGTTAATTAAggaagaatatattatgcaaaataaaataagacAAATCaaatgtttaaaaaattaaaaaatttatcaaatgatatttataagaattgtgacaaaaaaattagaatatacaataagacaaattcaaaaaaaaggaaaaaaaaaaaaaaataaataaaataaattcatatacatatatatatatatatatatatacatatatttttttgtacatGGCTGATCataacattttattattctttgAGTCGTAATATTCTCTATAGAAGTGATTATCGTCCATCAGATCTTTGTGGCTTcccacatatatattttttccacagaaaaatataattttatccATATGTTTTAAGTTTTCCATTACATgtgtaataataaatgttgTTTTCCCCATACATAATTTGGTTAGAGCCTTTTCTATAgcttttttattttcattatctaAATTACTTGCATGTTCATCTAGGACGATAATTTTTGAATCTTTTAAAAAGCACCTTGCTATACATATTCTTTGTTTTTCTCCGATGGACAGCTTTGTACCTCTTTCTCCTACAATAGTgtcatatttattttccattttaataattttatcatGTAATTCTGCTTTAATAGAAGCTTGAATCATTTCTTTATCTGTACATTGAAAATttccatattttatattatatgaaatagtattattaaataatatagtaTCTTGTGGTACGAcacttatattttttcttaaagTGTAAAGATCAATATcatcaatatttttattatcaatatatatattaccaCTATTTACttcataaaattttaataataattttatcaAACTACTTTTTCCTGAACCACTTTTCCCTATGATAGCAACCTTTTCTCCATTTTCAATATTACATGTAAAattttgaaataaaaaattattattagaattaggagaattattaataatattatgattttttaaatgtgtatttatattttcttttatttctttgTTTAAATTTTCGGTAATATTTGgatttgtttttttaacgtcattataattatactgtacattttttttattatcctTTACTTTATCTAAATaccatttttttaatttattaatagaAGATGTTATAATGTTATTACTTGAGATATTTTTCACATTATTTTCAAAcgcatatatattattattattattattattattattaatactattaatattattgatgttatttattatgttagGATCCTTTTCTTTAGCTTGATAATTTTGCTCTAATCCatttatatcttcatttaaAGGATACTTAAAATAAACCTTTtcaaatttaatatttccattttttattagCATTTGATTTCCATAATCAGGTGatttaattttctttactaatatttttatcatagATTCAATATCTACTAAACTTAACTTGGTTTCCCTATATATTGTTCCGAACATATTTAATGGCATGGCTAGctgaaataataaagtaTTTACTAATATTAAATAACTAAATGGGAAAATATCATTTGCAATATTTAGATAGGTTAGATACATACATAGAAACAGGTTtgtatttaaaataatttgttGTCCAAAATTTAAGAAAGACAAAGATTTTTGAACATTGATAGcttctttttcatattttttttgttcttttataaatttttttaattcatgtatttcatttgtataatattttacttGTTCGACATTTTGTATAGAAtctaaaaatatattgaatgTATTTTGCTCAGCTTTATTCATATGTTTTCTAATAATAGTTCTCCTTTTAGTAATCAATGTAGTGAAGAGTACATAAAGAAACATATTAAAACATGTAACAAGTGAAACAGTATAATGTATTTTATAcgttaatatatatagataaagAATAAATTCTATAATTATAGGTATTATTTGAAATACCATaacatttaataaatttgttATACTTTTACATCCtctattaaaaataaatgataattctccatttttttttgataagatatatgttaaatttaaattatgtattttataaaaaaataatttgcTTACAAATGTAGAAATTTTTTGACTAATATTACTAAAAACACTATTTCTTAATTCATTCATAGTAGATGATAATACTCGAGAAAAGACATAAgcacataataataatacacTACTTTTATTAGtactatatatatctatacTATTACCTAAActtttttgtaaatttacattttctataaatgtggataataatatgggGGTATATATTATAGCCATTTTGGAgcataataaaaagaataaggaacaaaatatttttcttttcaattctttattttttaataaaaaatttttaaatatatatcctaaaattttaacatttatattcattttattatttttattatcatataacATTTCCAGTTtgtttaatattttgtCTAATTCTTTaacttttaatttttcaaattcatcaccaaaattattatttgtattcTTCTTATGTTTATCTGAATCATTCTTATATACACTATCATACATAAAATCTTCCTTAAACCTATTATcaacattatttatatttatatttatatgtatatttttatttttttcattttcttctgGGTCTtctttcttatttatatgtgaACTAAAATATCTGTATATGGTAGGGTAATATTTATTAGGATATCCTAgtgttattattttgttcttgTAAGGAACATACTTTTTGTACACATTATTGATCTGTTTCAACTTAATATCCGTTGTCATCTTAGACGTCTTTGTCTTTTtctcattattattattattattataatgatacaTTACActatcattttttttatgtatttctatacttacattattattcaaattatggttatatatattttgtatattataattttcatttgGATTGATATTACATAACAAATATTGTACAATGTTTTTTTCacttttttcatttgttttttttttttttcttatttctTTTGCTTCATTAAGGTCAATAAAGGAATGATAAAAACTTTTCTTTTTAGCATAAgcattataataattactaaaattattactattaataatattattattattattattattattattattatcttttaatttatcataGCATAAACCattatttgaaatatttaacCTTCCTTTGttcttaaaaatatttatgttataatatatatcttgcaaatatataaaatatacatattcctttgtactttttaaattttctatataaGAGTCGTATAGAAGTGATGAATAGAATTCATCGCTTATTCTATTACTTCTCTTTATATCTTCAAAacattcttttttattattttttaaagttGATACATGTTGACAAAATAATGAATGTGCagatattaatttattcgtaaaacatttattataaaaactgcgcatatttcaaaaaaaaataaaaaacaacaacaacaaaaaaaaaataaaataaaataaaaaaaaataaaaaaaaataataaaaaaaaaaaaaaaaaaaagtaaaatgaataaataaatgaattaatatatatacaattaaacatatatataatattatattatatatttatatataacacTCTTTAAatcattctttttttacTCCTATAACACtctataatatttcatcaTGACAATTTAACcaataattattatattatatatctttgaattaatatattatataatcttaattttttttttttttgctaAATGAACTTTCagcaaatatatatatttttctaattgatattattttttttatatatatagagCTTTGTCaatatgtattaaattaatatatatatatatatatatatttatttattaatatgtgTAAAAACTAACATCctatatgaatatataaaaaaaaaaaatataataaataatgataataattaataatattattagtatatggaaaaataaaaagaaattcattatttaatatttttttttatatacatataataaaaaacataaaatgaaaaaaatgcaACAAACTGCATTTCAAAGAGAAGcaaacataaaatatataaaaaatatgtatattataaaacaaaaattttagatataatgaaaataatgtatatataattatatatatatatatatatatataatattattattaatttatgtAGGCAACGTAGCAGGCCgctatataatattattatgaagTGCTACTcaattcatatattattaaggataaaatttatatatataatatatatatatatatatatatatatatatatatatatgtataaataatttattttatattatcaatatattttttctttctatataaatatatttatatattaacatatttatttatatacgTTGGCTCattggaaaaaaaaaaaaataaataataaataaataaaaaataaataaattagatgtatattattatatgtatttaaatttaatacaacgtgaataaaagaaaaagaaatatatatgtaaaaatcctttttattgaaaatacataatatatatatatatttatttatttatttatgattttaattttttatttataaaatgacAAATCGcttatacaaaaaataatataaatctacaatccctttttttttttctttttttttttttaaatatatataataaaaacaacaataatatataatatatatatatatatatatatatatatatatatatatttatttatttatatttatgtttatgtttatatttcctttctaataaattataagaaaaaatgaatatatatagaaatacatataaaagGATACTTTTTTGAATGTAGAAAAGAAGAGAagaaaaaagtaaaaagtttttttttttttttttaatttcaaatattatatattttattacaaaagtgaagaaaaaaaaatgtcGTTTTTTCCACCAGTTGaattaataagaaaaaagaataagCTGATCAA
The genomic region above belongs to Plasmodium reichenowi strain SY57 chromosome 13, whole genome shotgun sequence and contains:
- a CDS encoding ABC transporter, (heavy metal transporter family), putative; the encoded protein is MRSFYNKCFTNKLISAHSLFCQHVSTLKNNKKECFEDIKRSNRISDEFYSSLLYDSYIENLKSTKEYVYFIYLQDIYYNINIFKNKGRLNISNNGLCYDKLKDNNNNNNNNNNIINSNNFSNYYNAYAKKKSFYHSFIDLNEAKEIRKKKKTNEKSEKNIVQYLLCNINPNENYNIQNIYNHNLNNNVSIEIHKKNDSVMYHYNNNNNNEKKTKTSKMTTDIKLKQINNVYKKYVPYKNKIITLGYPNKYYPTIYRYFSSHINKKEDPEENEKNKNIHINININNVDNRFKEDFMYDSVYKNDSDKHKKNTNNNFGDEFEKLKVKELDKILNKLEMLYDNKNNKMNINVKILGYIFKNFLLKNKELKRKIFCSLFFLLCSKMAIIYTPILLSTFIENVNLQKSLGNSIDIYSTNKSSVLLLCAYVFSRVLSSTMNELRNSVFSNISQKISTFVSKLFFYKIHNLNLTYILSKKNGELSFIFNRGCKSITNLLNVMVFQIIPIIIEFILYLYILTYKIHYTVSLVTCFNMFLYVLFTTLITKRRTIIRKHMNKAEQNTFNIFLDSIQNVEQVKYYTNEIHELKKFIKEQKKYEKEAINVQKSLSFLNFGQQIILNTNLFLCMYLTYLNIANDIFPFSYLILVNTLLFQLAMPLNMFGTIYRETKLSLVDIESMIKILVKKIKSPDYGNQMLIKNGNIKFEKVYFKYPLNEDINGLEQNYQAKEKDPNIINNINNINSINNNNNNNNNIYAFENNVKNISSNNIITSSINKLKKWYLDKVKDNKKNVQYNYNDVKKTNPNITENLNKEIKENINTHLKNHNIINNSPNSNNNFLFQNFTCNIENGEKVAIIGKSGSGKSSLIKLLLKFYEVNSGNIYIDNKNIDDIDLYTLRKNISVVPQDTILFNNTISYNIKYGNFQCTDKEMIQASIKAELHDKIIKMENKYDTIVGERGTKLSIGEKQRICIARCFLKDSKIIVLDEHASNLDNENKKAIEKALTKLCMGKTTFIITHVMENLKHMDKIIFFCGKNIYVGSHKDLMDDNHFYREYYDSKNNKML